Proteins from a single region of Candidatus Parcubacteria bacterium:
- a CDS encoding hypothetical protein (Derived by automated computational analysis using gene prediction method: GeneMarkS-2+.) has translation MIKLNSIEEMMQEHCSRIYWEIDDIDENVMFMVAKINEQNLSADLEKMARDLLADFIGATTILRSAAIELGEKFAWFMFDPGVERIKLPELDTGDIAQLISDLLNEQAVKFNDFIKVLEKKRKNKEIDSGMIVLFCESGGNIMRDKGEVINSLRFLANNYNKYQYEINSKNTTSN, from the coding sequence GCTCTAGAATTTATTGGGAAATAGATGATATTGATGAAAATGTTATGTTTATGGTAGCTAAAATTAACGAACAGAATTTATCTGCAGATTTAGAGAAGATGGCACGAGACCTTTTGGCTGATTTCATTGGAGCCACTACAATTCTTAGAAGTGCTGCTATAGAGCTGGGTGAAAAGTTCGCTTGGTTTATGTTTGACCCTGGAGTAGAAAGAATAAAATTGCCAGAACTAGACACTGGAGATATTGCTCAGCTAATAAGCGATTTACTAAATGAGCAAGCAGTTAAATTTAATGACTTTATTAAGGTTCTTGAGAAAAAAAGAAAAAACAAGGAAATTGATAGTGGCATGATTGTCTTATTCTGTGAATCAGGTGGAAACATCATGAGAGATAAAGGAGAGGTCATTAACTCCTTAAGATTTTTAGCTAATAATTATAATAAATACCAATATGAAATTAACTCAAAAAATACAACAAGCAATTAA